From the genome of Lotus japonicus ecotype B-129 chromosome 6, LjGifu_v1.2, one region includes:
- the LOC130722105 gene encoding phosphoinositide phosphatase SAC3-like isoform X3, giving the protein MASSENEASSPVASVPACMNKFRLYETLSNFYMIGRDKNRTCWRVLKIDRQDPAELNVCEDSTTYTENECSDLLRRIHEGNKSTGGLKFVTTCYGIVGFVKFLGPYYMLLITKRRQIGAICGHAVYAVSKSEMIPLRNSSANSNITDAKNENRYKKLLCMVDLTKDFFFSYSYHIMRSLQRNLCENETGHVLYETMFVWNEFLTQGIRNHLQNTVWTVALVYGFFKQDTLTISGREFILTLISRRSRHYAGTRYLRRGVNEKGRVANDVETEQIVFEDVPEGLPVQISSVVQNRGSIPLFWSQETSRLNLKPDIILSKKDQNYQATRLHFENLVKRYGNPIIILNLIKTRERKPRESILRTEFGNAIDFINKDLPEENRLRFLHWDLHKHFQSKSANVLLLLGKVAAHALTLTGFFYCQVTPTFRPEDCIKWPSTDFACGNADEGSFQPTRHVGVDEEDANNIGRKPSGENNVINGNHSLKQPMFQRGVLRTNCIDCIDRTNVAQYAYGLAALGHQLHALGIIDHPKIDLDDPLGDDLMRFYEQMGDILAHQYGGSAAHNKIFSERRGQWRAATQSQEFFRTLRRYYSNAYMDAEKQNAINVFLGHFQPQQGKPAPWELGSDQHYDVEKHGDDDASLCGNSEVWFFRSIVKICFSDGSILHDSSTALSAQNPKLEKFSKLGLVDQSKEGSEVFCESSPEISTSESDMSFSRSTPSVPRRHLFGDIQREHCLETDHILYSGHKGLSSSSNFVDLDCLSFSGNSCEEEPFERSSITNSTVAGFSSENVVNGVIIGGDTTPSTSDLDSSSKGSHSGRSKVLEEFPDTFVHWVTNGQTLH; this is encoded by the exons ATGGCGTCGTCAGAGAATGAGGCTTCTTCTCCAGTTGCTTCTGTACCTGCCTGTATGAACAAGTTTAGGCTCTATGAGACTCTATCG AACTTTTACATGATAGGTAGGGACAAGAACAGGACATGTTGGAGAGTGCTAAAGATTGATCGGCAAGATCCAGCTGAACTAAATGTGTGTGAAGATTCCACCACATATACAGAAAATGAATGTTCTGACCTGTTGAGGCGTATCCATGAGGGGAACAAGTCCACAGGTGGACTGAAATTTGTTACAACTTGTTATGGAATTGTTG GGTTCGTAAAGTTTTTAGGGCCGTACTACATGCTGCTTATCACCAAAAGAAGGCAAATTGGTGCAATCTGTGGTCATGCAGTATATGCTGTCTCAAAGAGTGAGATGATTCCACTACGGAATTCTTCGGCTAATTCTAACATCACGGATGCTAAAAATGAAAACAG ATACAAGAAGCTGCTATGCATGGTCGACCTTACAAAGGACTTCTTTTTCAGCTACTCTTACCATATTATGCGTAGTCTTCAAAGGAACTTGTGTGAGAATGAGACTGGCCATGTCCTTTATGAGACCATGTTTGTCTGGAATGAGTTTTTGACCCAAGGAATTAGGAATCACCTCCAGAATACTGTTTGGACAGTTGCACTAGTGTACGGCTTTTTTAAACAG GACACACTCACAATATCTGGGCGGGAGTTCATACTGACGCTCATTTCAAGACGATCACGCCATTATGCTGGCACTAG GTATTTGAGACGAGGTGTTAACGAGAAGGGCAGAGTAGCTAATGATGTTGAGACAGAACAAATTGTATTTGAGGATGTCCCTGAGGGTCTCCCGGTCCAAATAAGCTCTGTGGTCCAGAATCGGGGCTCAATCCCTCTTTTCTGGTCACAGGAAACTTCACGTCTAAATCTTAAACCAGATATCATAT TGTCAAAGAAGGATCAGAATTATCAAGCTACCAGACTTCACTTTGAAAATCTTGTCAAAAGATATGGGAACCCCATAATaattttgaatttgataaaG ACTCGTGAGAGGAAGCCTCGCGAGTCCATACTTCGTACAGAGTTTGGTAACGCTATTGATTTCATCAACAAAGATTTACCGGAGGAGAACAGGCTTAGGTTCCTTCATTGGGATCTGCACAAACATTTTCAGAG CAAATCCGCAAATGTTTTGCTACTTCTCGGCAAAGTGGCTGCGCATGCCTTGACACTAACAGGTTTTTTCTACTGCCAAGTGACACCAACTTTTAGACCAGAAGACTGTATAAAATGGCCATCTACTGA TTTTGCATGCGGCAATGCTGATGAGGGAAGCTTTCAACCCACAAGACATGTGGGTGTTGACGAAGAGGATGCTAATAATATAGGGAGGAAACCTAGTGGAGAAAACAATGTTATTAATGGAAACCATTCTCTCAAGCAGCCTATGTTCCAGAGGGGGGTTCTCAGGACCAATTGCATAGACTGCATAGATCGGACAAATGTTGCACAATATGCATATGGGTTGGCTGCACTTGGTCACCAGCTTCATGCTCTGGGAATTATTGATCACCCaaaaattgaccttgatgatccTCTCGGTGATGATTTGATGAGATTTTATGAACAGATGGGTGACATACTTGCACACCAGTATGGTGGTTCTGCTGCACACAACAAG ATATTCTCTGAGAGGAGGGGACAATGGAGAGCTGCAACACAGTCTCAGGAATTTTTCAGGACTCTTCGACGCTATTACAGCAATGCATACATGGATGCTGAGAAACAAAATGCTATTAACGT ATTCCTGGGGCATTTTCAGCCACAACAGGGTAAACCTGCTCCATGGGAGTTGGGTTCAGATCAACATTATGATGTAGAGAAGCACGGGGATGATGATGCGAG CTTATGTGGTAACTCCGAAGTATGGTTTTTTAGGTCCATTGTCAAAATTTGTTTCTCAGATGGAAGCATTCTTCACGACAGTTCTACAGCTTTGTCTGCCCAAAATCCCAAGCTGGAAAAATTCTCAAAGCTTGGATTGGTTGACCAATCTAAAGAAGGAAGTGAGGTTTTTTGTGAGTCATCGCCTGAAATATCAACTTCTGAGAGTGACATGTCATTTTCAAG GTCCACTCCCTCAGTGCCTCGGAGACATCTTTTTGGAGACATACAAAGAGAGCACTGCCTTGAAACTGATCATATTCTGTATTCTGGGCATAAGGGGTTATCCAGCTCCTCCAACTTTGTTGACTTAGACTGTCTATCTTTTTCAGGAAATTCATGTGAAGAAGAGCCATTTGAGAG GTCGTCGATTACAAACTCAACTGTTGCTGGGTTTTCTTCAGAAAATGTTGTTAATGGAGTTATTATTGGAGGAGATACAACTCCCTCCACTAGTGATTTGGACTCCAGCTCTAAG GGAAGCCATAGTGGACGGTCCAAAGTTCTAGAGGAATTTCCTGATACTTTTGTACACTGGGTGACTAATGGACAGACACTCCATTGA
- the LOC130722105 gene encoding phosphoinositide phosphatase SAC3-like isoform X2 has translation MASSENEASSPVASVPACMNKFRLYETLSNFYMIGRDKNRTCWRVLKIDRQDPAELNVCEDSTTYTENECSDLLRRIHEGNKSTGGLKFVTTCYGIVGFVKFLGPYYMLLITKRRQIGAICGHAVYAVSKSEMIPLRNSSANSNITDAKNENRYKKLLCMVDLTKDFFFSYSYHIMRSLQRNLCENETGHVLYETMFVWNEFLTQGIRNHLQNTVWTVALVYGFFKQDTLTISGREFILTLISRRSRHYAGTRYLRRGVNEKGRVANDVETEQIVFEDVPEGLPVQISSVVQNRGSIPLFWSQETSRLNLKPDIICISSDFLNIVLLLTCSMFLLYFLHQCSQHMYAYVVICSSPVSKKDQNYQATRLHFENLVKRYGNPIIILNLIKTRERKPRESILRTEFGNAIDFINKDLPEENRLRFLHWDLHKHFQSKSANVLLLLGKVAAHALTLTGFFYCQVTPTFRPEDCIKWPSTDFACGNADEGSFQPTRHVGVDEEDANNIGRKPSGENNVINGNHSLKQPMFQRGVLRTNCIDCIDRTNVAQYAYGLAALGHQLHALGIIDHPKIDLDDPLGDDLMRFYEQMGDILAHQYGGSAAHNKIFSERRGQWRAATQSQEFFRTLRRYYSNAYMDAEKQNAINVFLGHFQPQQGKPAPWELGSDQHYDVEKHGDDDARSIVKICFSDGSILHDSSTALSAQNPKLEKFSKLGLVDQSKEGSEVFCESSPEISTSESDMSFSRSTPSVPRRHLFGDIQREHCLETDHILYSGHKGLSSSSNFVDLDCLSFSGNSCEEEPFERSSITNSTVAGFSSENVVNGVIIGGDTTPSTSDLDSSSKGSHSGRSKVLEEFPDTFVHWVTNGQTLH, from the exons ATGGCGTCGTCAGAGAATGAGGCTTCTTCTCCAGTTGCTTCTGTACCTGCCTGTATGAACAAGTTTAGGCTCTATGAGACTCTATCG AACTTTTACATGATAGGTAGGGACAAGAACAGGACATGTTGGAGAGTGCTAAAGATTGATCGGCAAGATCCAGCTGAACTAAATGTGTGTGAAGATTCCACCACATATACAGAAAATGAATGTTCTGACCTGTTGAGGCGTATCCATGAGGGGAACAAGTCCACAGGTGGACTGAAATTTGTTACAACTTGTTATGGAATTGTTG GGTTCGTAAAGTTTTTAGGGCCGTACTACATGCTGCTTATCACCAAAAGAAGGCAAATTGGTGCAATCTGTGGTCATGCAGTATATGCTGTCTCAAAGAGTGAGATGATTCCACTACGGAATTCTTCGGCTAATTCTAACATCACGGATGCTAAAAATGAAAACAG ATACAAGAAGCTGCTATGCATGGTCGACCTTACAAAGGACTTCTTTTTCAGCTACTCTTACCATATTATGCGTAGTCTTCAAAGGAACTTGTGTGAGAATGAGACTGGCCATGTCCTTTATGAGACCATGTTTGTCTGGAATGAGTTTTTGACCCAAGGAATTAGGAATCACCTCCAGAATACTGTTTGGACAGTTGCACTAGTGTACGGCTTTTTTAAACAG GACACACTCACAATATCTGGGCGGGAGTTCATACTGACGCTCATTTCAAGACGATCACGCCATTATGCTGGCACTAG GTATTTGAGACGAGGTGTTAACGAGAAGGGCAGAGTAGCTAATGATGTTGAGACAGAACAAATTGTATTTGAGGATGTCCCTGAGGGTCTCCCGGTCCAAATAAGCTCTGTGGTCCAGAATCGGGGCTCAATCCCTCTTTTCTGGTCACAGGAAACTTCACGTCTAAATCTTAAACCAGATATCATATGTATTTCTTCTGATTTCCTGAATATTGTATTACTTTTGACTTGCAGTATGTTTCTCTTATATTTTCTACATCAGTGCAGTCAGCATATGTATGCTTATGTGGTCATTTGTTCTTCCCCAGTGTCAAAGAAGGATCAGAATTATCAAGCTACCAGACTTCACTTTGAAAATCTTGTCAAAAGATATGGGAACCCCATAATaattttgaatttgataaaG ACTCGTGAGAGGAAGCCTCGCGAGTCCATACTTCGTACAGAGTTTGGTAACGCTATTGATTTCATCAACAAAGATTTACCGGAGGAGAACAGGCTTAGGTTCCTTCATTGGGATCTGCACAAACATTTTCAGAG CAAATCCGCAAATGTTTTGCTACTTCTCGGCAAAGTGGCTGCGCATGCCTTGACACTAACAGGTTTTTTCTACTGCCAAGTGACACCAACTTTTAGACCAGAAGACTGTATAAAATGGCCATCTACTGA TTTTGCATGCGGCAATGCTGATGAGGGAAGCTTTCAACCCACAAGACATGTGGGTGTTGACGAAGAGGATGCTAATAATATAGGGAGGAAACCTAGTGGAGAAAACAATGTTATTAATGGAAACCATTCTCTCAAGCAGCCTATGTTCCAGAGGGGGGTTCTCAGGACCAATTGCATAGACTGCATAGATCGGACAAATGTTGCACAATATGCATATGGGTTGGCTGCACTTGGTCACCAGCTTCATGCTCTGGGAATTATTGATCACCCaaaaattgaccttgatgatccTCTCGGTGATGATTTGATGAGATTTTATGAACAGATGGGTGACATACTTGCACACCAGTATGGTGGTTCTGCTGCACACAACAAG ATATTCTCTGAGAGGAGGGGACAATGGAGAGCTGCAACACAGTCTCAGGAATTTTTCAGGACTCTTCGACGCTATTACAGCAATGCATACATGGATGCTGAGAAACAAAATGCTATTAACGT ATTCCTGGGGCATTTTCAGCCACAACAGGGTAAACCTGCTCCATGGGAGTTGGGTTCAGATCAACATTATGATGTAGAGAAGCACGGGGATGATGATGCGAG GTCCATTGTCAAAATTTGTTTCTCAGATGGAAGCATTCTTCACGACAGTTCTACAGCTTTGTCTGCCCAAAATCCCAAGCTGGAAAAATTCTCAAAGCTTGGATTGGTTGACCAATCTAAAGAAGGAAGTGAGGTTTTTTGTGAGTCATCGCCTGAAATATCAACTTCTGAGAGTGACATGTCATTTTCAAG GTCCACTCCCTCAGTGCCTCGGAGACATCTTTTTGGAGACATACAAAGAGAGCACTGCCTTGAAACTGATCATATTCTGTATTCTGGGCATAAGGGGTTATCCAGCTCCTCCAACTTTGTTGACTTAGACTGTCTATCTTTTTCAGGAAATTCATGTGAAGAAGAGCCATTTGAGAG GTCGTCGATTACAAACTCAACTGTTGCTGGGTTTTCTTCAGAAAATGTTGTTAATGGAGTTATTATTGGAGGAGATACAACTCCCTCCACTAGTGATTTGGACTCCAGCTCTAAG GGAAGCCATAGTGGACGGTCCAAAGTTCTAGAGGAATTTCCTGATACTTTTGTACACTGGGTGACTAATGGACAGACACTCCATTGA
- the LOC130722105 gene encoding phosphoinositide phosphatase SAC3-like isoform X1, whose translation MASSENEASSPVASVPACMNKFRLYETLSNFYMIGRDKNRTCWRVLKIDRQDPAELNVCEDSTTYTENECSDLLRRIHEGNKSTGGLKFVTTCYGIVGFVKFLGPYYMLLITKRRQIGAICGHAVYAVSKSEMIPLRNSSANSNITDAKNENRYKKLLCMVDLTKDFFFSYSYHIMRSLQRNLCENETGHVLYETMFVWNEFLTQGIRNHLQNTVWTVALVYGFFKQDTLTISGREFILTLISRRSRHYAGTRYLRRGVNEKGRVANDVETEQIVFEDVPEGLPVQISSVVQNRGSIPLFWSQETSRLNLKPDIICISSDFLNIVLLLTCSMFLLYFLHQCSQHMYAYVVICSSPVSKKDQNYQATRLHFENLVKRYGNPIIILNLIKTRERKPRESILRTEFGNAIDFINKDLPEENRLRFLHWDLHKHFQSKSANVLLLLGKVAAHALTLTGFFYCQVTPTFRPEDCIKWPSTDFACGNADEGSFQPTRHVGVDEEDANNIGRKPSGENNVINGNHSLKQPMFQRGVLRTNCIDCIDRTNVAQYAYGLAALGHQLHALGIIDHPKIDLDDPLGDDLMRFYEQMGDILAHQYGGSAAHNKIFSERRGQWRAATQSQEFFRTLRRYYSNAYMDAEKQNAINVFLGHFQPQQGKPAPWELGSDQHYDVEKHGDDDASLCGNSEVWFFRSIVKICFSDGSILHDSSTALSAQNPKLEKFSKLGLVDQSKEGSEVFCESSPEISTSESDMSFSRSTPSVPRRHLFGDIQREHCLETDHILYSGHKGLSSSSNFVDLDCLSFSGNSCEEEPFERSSITNSTVAGFSSENVVNGVIIGGDTTPSTSDLDSSSKGSHSGRSKVLEEFPDTFVHWVTNGQTLH comes from the exons ATGGCGTCGTCAGAGAATGAGGCTTCTTCTCCAGTTGCTTCTGTACCTGCCTGTATGAACAAGTTTAGGCTCTATGAGACTCTATCG AACTTTTACATGATAGGTAGGGACAAGAACAGGACATGTTGGAGAGTGCTAAAGATTGATCGGCAAGATCCAGCTGAACTAAATGTGTGTGAAGATTCCACCACATATACAGAAAATGAATGTTCTGACCTGTTGAGGCGTATCCATGAGGGGAACAAGTCCACAGGTGGACTGAAATTTGTTACAACTTGTTATGGAATTGTTG GGTTCGTAAAGTTTTTAGGGCCGTACTACATGCTGCTTATCACCAAAAGAAGGCAAATTGGTGCAATCTGTGGTCATGCAGTATATGCTGTCTCAAAGAGTGAGATGATTCCACTACGGAATTCTTCGGCTAATTCTAACATCACGGATGCTAAAAATGAAAACAG ATACAAGAAGCTGCTATGCATGGTCGACCTTACAAAGGACTTCTTTTTCAGCTACTCTTACCATATTATGCGTAGTCTTCAAAGGAACTTGTGTGAGAATGAGACTGGCCATGTCCTTTATGAGACCATGTTTGTCTGGAATGAGTTTTTGACCCAAGGAATTAGGAATCACCTCCAGAATACTGTTTGGACAGTTGCACTAGTGTACGGCTTTTTTAAACAG GACACACTCACAATATCTGGGCGGGAGTTCATACTGACGCTCATTTCAAGACGATCACGCCATTATGCTGGCACTAG GTATTTGAGACGAGGTGTTAACGAGAAGGGCAGAGTAGCTAATGATGTTGAGACAGAACAAATTGTATTTGAGGATGTCCCTGAGGGTCTCCCGGTCCAAATAAGCTCTGTGGTCCAGAATCGGGGCTCAATCCCTCTTTTCTGGTCACAGGAAACTTCACGTCTAAATCTTAAACCAGATATCATATGTATTTCTTCTGATTTCCTGAATATTGTATTACTTTTGACTTGCAGTATGTTTCTCTTATATTTTCTACATCAGTGCAGTCAGCATATGTATGCTTATGTGGTCATTTGTTCTTCCCCAGTGTCAAAGAAGGATCAGAATTATCAAGCTACCAGACTTCACTTTGAAAATCTTGTCAAAAGATATGGGAACCCCATAATaattttgaatttgataaaG ACTCGTGAGAGGAAGCCTCGCGAGTCCATACTTCGTACAGAGTTTGGTAACGCTATTGATTTCATCAACAAAGATTTACCGGAGGAGAACAGGCTTAGGTTCCTTCATTGGGATCTGCACAAACATTTTCAGAG CAAATCCGCAAATGTTTTGCTACTTCTCGGCAAAGTGGCTGCGCATGCCTTGACACTAACAGGTTTTTTCTACTGCCAAGTGACACCAACTTTTAGACCAGAAGACTGTATAAAATGGCCATCTACTGA TTTTGCATGCGGCAATGCTGATGAGGGAAGCTTTCAACCCACAAGACATGTGGGTGTTGACGAAGAGGATGCTAATAATATAGGGAGGAAACCTAGTGGAGAAAACAATGTTATTAATGGAAACCATTCTCTCAAGCAGCCTATGTTCCAGAGGGGGGTTCTCAGGACCAATTGCATAGACTGCATAGATCGGACAAATGTTGCACAATATGCATATGGGTTGGCTGCACTTGGTCACCAGCTTCATGCTCTGGGAATTATTGATCACCCaaaaattgaccttgatgatccTCTCGGTGATGATTTGATGAGATTTTATGAACAGATGGGTGACATACTTGCACACCAGTATGGTGGTTCTGCTGCACACAACAAG ATATTCTCTGAGAGGAGGGGACAATGGAGAGCTGCAACACAGTCTCAGGAATTTTTCAGGACTCTTCGACGCTATTACAGCAATGCATACATGGATGCTGAGAAACAAAATGCTATTAACGT ATTCCTGGGGCATTTTCAGCCACAACAGGGTAAACCTGCTCCATGGGAGTTGGGTTCAGATCAACATTATGATGTAGAGAAGCACGGGGATGATGATGCGAG CTTATGTGGTAACTCCGAAGTATGGTTTTTTAGGTCCATTGTCAAAATTTGTTTCTCAGATGGAAGCATTCTTCACGACAGTTCTACAGCTTTGTCTGCCCAAAATCCCAAGCTGGAAAAATTCTCAAAGCTTGGATTGGTTGACCAATCTAAAGAAGGAAGTGAGGTTTTTTGTGAGTCATCGCCTGAAATATCAACTTCTGAGAGTGACATGTCATTTTCAAG GTCCACTCCCTCAGTGCCTCGGAGACATCTTTTTGGAGACATACAAAGAGAGCACTGCCTTGAAACTGATCATATTCTGTATTCTGGGCATAAGGGGTTATCCAGCTCCTCCAACTTTGTTGACTTAGACTGTCTATCTTTTTCAGGAAATTCATGTGAAGAAGAGCCATTTGAGAG GTCGTCGATTACAAACTCAACTGTTGCTGGGTTTTCTTCAGAAAATGTTGTTAATGGAGTTATTATTGGAGGAGATACAACTCCCTCCACTAGTGATTTGGACTCCAGCTCTAAG GGAAGCCATAGTGGACGGTCCAAAGTTCTAGAGGAATTTCCTGATACTTTTGTACACTGGGTGACTAATGGACAGACACTCCATTGA
- the LOC130722105 gene encoding phosphoinositide phosphatase SAC3-like isoform X4: MASSENEASSPVASVPACMNKFRLYETLSNFYMIGRDKNRTCWRVLKIDRQDPAELNVCEDSTTYTENECSDLLRRIHEGNKSTGGLKFVTTCYGIVGFVKFLGPYYMLLITKRRQIGAICGHAVYAVSKSEMIPLRNSSANSNITDAKNENRYKKLLCMVDLTKDFFFSYSYHIMRSLQRNLCENETGHVLYETMFVWNEFLTQGIRNHLQNTVWTVALVYGFFKQDTLTISGREFILTLISRRSRHYAGTRYLRRGVNEKGRVANDVETEQIVFEDVPEGLPVQISSVVQNRGSIPLFWSQETSRLNLKPDIILSKKDQNYQATRLHFENLVKRYGNPIIILNLIKTRERKPRESILRTEFGNAIDFINKDLPEENRLRFLHWDLHKHFQSKSANVLLLLGKVAAHALTLTGFFYCQVTPTFRPEDCIKWPSTDFACGNADEGSFQPTRHVGVDEEDANNIGRKPSGENNVINGNHSLKQPMFQRGVLRTNCIDCIDRTNVAQYAYGLAALGHQLHALGIIDHPKIDLDDPLGDDLMRFYEQMGDILAHQYGGSAAHNKIFSERRGQWRAATQSQEFFRTLRRYYSNAYMDAEKQNAINVFLGHFQPQQGKPAPWELGSDQHYDVEKHGDDDARSIVKICFSDGSILHDSSTALSAQNPKLEKFSKLGLVDQSKEGSEVFCESSPEISTSESDMSFSRSTPSVPRRHLFGDIQREHCLETDHILYSGHKGLSSSSNFVDLDCLSFSGNSCEEEPFERSSITNSTVAGFSSENVVNGVIIGGDTTPSTSDLDSSSKGSHSGRSKVLEEFPDTFVHWVTNGQTLH, encoded by the exons ATGGCGTCGTCAGAGAATGAGGCTTCTTCTCCAGTTGCTTCTGTACCTGCCTGTATGAACAAGTTTAGGCTCTATGAGACTCTATCG AACTTTTACATGATAGGTAGGGACAAGAACAGGACATGTTGGAGAGTGCTAAAGATTGATCGGCAAGATCCAGCTGAACTAAATGTGTGTGAAGATTCCACCACATATACAGAAAATGAATGTTCTGACCTGTTGAGGCGTATCCATGAGGGGAACAAGTCCACAGGTGGACTGAAATTTGTTACAACTTGTTATGGAATTGTTG GGTTCGTAAAGTTTTTAGGGCCGTACTACATGCTGCTTATCACCAAAAGAAGGCAAATTGGTGCAATCTGTGGTCATGCAGTATATGCTGTCTCAAAGAGTGAGATGATTCCACTACGGAATTCTTCGGCTAATTCTAACATCACGGATGCTAAAAATGAAAACAG ATACAAGAAGCTGCTATGCATGGTCGACCTTACAAAGGACTTCTTTTTCAGCTACTCTTACCATATTATGCGTAGTCTTCAAAGGAACTTGTGTGAGAATGAGACTGGCCATGTCCTTTATGAGACCATGTTTGTCTGGAATGAGTTTTTGACCCAAGGAATTAGGAATCACCTCCAGAATACTGTTTGGACAGTTGCACTAGTGTACGGCTTTTTTAAACAG GACACACTCACAATATCTGGGCGGGAGTTCATACTGACGCTCATTTCAAGACGATCACGCCATTATGCTGGCACTAG GTATTTGAGACGAGGTGTTAACGAGAAGGGCAGAGTAGCTAATGATGTTGAGACAGAACAAATTGTATTTGAGGATGTCCCTGAGGGTCTCCCGGTCCAAATAAGCTCTGTGGTCCAGAATCGGGGCTCAATCCCTCTTTTCTGGTCACAGGAAACTTCACGTCTAAATCTTAAACCAGATATCATAT TGTCAAAGAAGGATCAGAATTATCAAGCTACCAGACTTCACTTTGAAAATCTTGTCAAAAGATATGGGAACCCCATAATaattttgaatttgataaaG ACTCGTGAGAGGAAGCCTCGCGAGTCCATACTTCGTACAGAGTTTGGTAACGCTATTGATTTCATCAACAAAGATTTACCGGAGGAGAACAGGCTTAGGTTCCTTCATTGGGATCTGCACAAACATTTTCAGAG CAAATCCGCAAATGTTTTGCTACTTCTCGGCAAAGTGGCTGCGCATGCCTTGACACTAACAGGTTTTTTCTACTGCCAAGTGACACCAACTTTTAGACCAGAAGACTGTATAAAATGGCCATCTACTGA TTTTGCATGCGGCAATGCTGATGAGGGAAGCTTTCAACCCACAAGACATGTGGGTGTTGACGAAGAGGATGCTAATAATATAGGGAGGAAACCTAGTGGAGAAAACAATGTTATTAATGGAAACCATTCTCTCAAGCAGCCTATGTTCCAGAGGGGGGTTCTCAGGACCAATTGCATAGACTGCATAGATCGGACAAATGTTGCACAATATGCATATGGGTTGGCTGCACTTGGTCACCAGCTTCATGCTCTGGGAATTATTGATCACCCaaaaattgaccttgatgatccTCTCGGTGATGATTTGATGAGATTTTATGAACAGATGGGTGACATACTTGCACACCAGTATGGTGGTTCTGCTGCACACAACAAG ATATTCTCTGAGAGGAGGGGACAATGGAGAGCTGCAACACAGTCTCAGGAATTTTTCAGGACTCTTCGACGCTATTACAGCAATGCATACATGGATGCTGAGAAACAAAATGCTATTAACGT ATTCCTGGGGCATTTTCAGCCACAACAGGGTAAACCTGCTCCATGGGAGTTGGGTTCAGATCAACATTATGATGTAGAGAAGCACGGGGATGATGATGCGAG GTCCATTGTCAAAATTTGTTTCTCAGATGGAAGCATTCTTCACGACAGTTCTACAGCTTTGTCTGCCCAAAATCCCAAGCTGGAAAAATTCTCAAAGCTTGGATTGGTTGACCAATCTAAAGAAGGAAGTGAGGTTTTTTGTGAGTCATCGCCTGAAATATCAACTTCTGAGAGTGACATGTCATTTTCAAG GTCCACTCCCTCAGTGCCTCGGAGACATCTTTTTGGAGACATACAAAGAGAGCACTGCCTTGAAACTGATCATATTCTGTATTCTGGGCATAAGGGGTTATCCAGCTCCTCCAACTTTGTTGACTTAGACTGTCTATCTTTTTCAGGAAATTCATGTGAAGAAGAGCCATTTGAGAG GTCGTCGATTACAAACTCAACTGTTGCTGGGTTTTCTTCAGAAAATGTTGTTAATGGAGTTATTATTGGAGGAGATACAACTCCCTCCACTAGTGATTTGGACTCCAGCTCTAAG GGAAGCCATAGTGGACGGTCCAAAGTTCTAGAGGAATTTCCTGATACTTTTGTACACTGGGTGACTAATGGACAGACACTCCATTGA